From the Deinococcus hopiensis KR-140 genome, one window contains:
- a CDS encoding IS6 family transposase: MTDRKPYRHRFPLSVIGYALWLYHRFPLSQRDVQELLHERGIRVSHETLRQWNIKFAPLLTEELRHREPRRGSRWHLDERCVQIAGVKHWLWRAVDEHGNVLDLLLQEHRDTEAAKSFFVRLLGQYDVPEVIHTDKLWSYGAALRELPVFHVVEHIRVVSTARCNNIVEQSHRPTRQQERTQLGFKRRRRTQEFLALHARVSNLHRHTRTTTPAALRRSNQTTALLLWQEVLQQAV; this comes from the coding sequence GTGACTGACCGGAAGCCCTACCGCCACCGTTTTCCTCTGAGCGTCATCGGTTACGCCCTGTGGCTCTACCACCGCTTCCCCCTCAGCCAGCGTGACGTTCAGGAACTGCTCCACGAACGCGGTATTCGGGTGAGCCACGAGACCCTGCGCCAGTGGAACATTAAATTCGCTCCCCTCCTCACGGAGGAACTGCGCCACCGGGAACCCCGACGGGGTTCCCGGTGGCATCTGGATGAAAGGTGCGTCCAGATTGCTGGGGTGAAGCACTGGTTGTGGCGAGCGGTGGACGAGCACGGCAACGTGCTCGACCTCCTTCTTCAGGAACACCGAGATACCGAGGCGGCCAAGTCCTTTTTTGTCCGCCTGTTAGGGCAATACGACGTGCCGGAGGTCATCCACACCGACAAGCTGTGGAGCTACGGGGCGGCCCTCAGAGAACTTCCCGTGTTCCACGTTGTGGAGCACATTCGGGTCGTGTCCACCGCCCGCTGTAACAACATTGTGGAACAGTCGCATCGCCCCACCCGGCAGCAGGAACGTACTCAGCTCGGCTTCAAACGACGACGGCGAACGCAGGAATTCCTCGCCCTGCACGCCCGCGTATCGAACCTTCACCGCCATACCCGAACGACCACTCCCGCTGCCCTGAGACGAAGCAACCAAACCACAGCACTGCTTCTCTGGCAAGAGGTATTGCAG
- a CDS encoding helix-turn-helix transcriptional regulator has translation MVRQRKEDTKLYNRLPALRAEREMSRAELATAIGVNPQSVGFIERGDYGPSLELALKIAQVFNLPVEAIFSLTPLSPLSVQIYGGKDTE, from the coding sequence GTGGTTAGGCAACGCAAAGAGGACACCAAGCTGTACAACCGCCTACCCGCCCTCCGTGCTGAACGGGAGATGAGCCGCGCTGAACTGGCCACTGCCATCGGTGTCAACCCACAGTCCGTCGGTTTCATTGAACGCGGAGATTACGGCCCCAGCCTTGAACTCGCCCTCAAGATCGCCCAGGTATTCAACCTCCCTGTCGAAGCGATCTTCTCCCTCACGCCACTGTCGCCGCTGAGCGTACAGATCTACGGCGGAAAGGACACCGAATGA
- a CDS encoding Imm8 family immunity protein, with amino-acid sequence MTYQAEIQSWNIFGDWREPEEYEPADQQDFNLILQFEVGFLGEVGNEVFSIHVASLRFLQRSLLESRVVPLVQSIIVEQWDFSQIRRAIEDHLSNQQYENWEQLQRRTRLIGRSEFD; translated from the coding sequence GTGACCTACCAGGCGGAGATCCAGAGTTGGAACATATTCGGTGACTGGCGCGAGCCAGAAGAATACGAGCCTGCTGATCAGCAGGACTTCAACCTCATCCTCCAATTTGAAGTGGGCTTCTTGGGAGAGGTGGGGAATGAGGTGTTCTCCATCCATGTCGCTAGCCTTCGCTTCCTCCAGCGTTCACTCTTAGAAAGCAGAGTCGTCCCTCTCGTACAGTCCATCATTGTTGAGCAGTGGGACTTCTCCCAGATCCGTCGAGCAATAGAGGACCACCTCTCCAACCAGCAGTACGAGAACTGGGAGCAGCTACAGCGAAGGACACGGCTCATTGGCAGGAGTGAGTTCGACTAA